The Catenuloplanes niger genome includes a window with the following:
- a CDS encoding response regulator transcription factor — protein sequence MRVLVVDDEVRFTRTLRAGLEAAGFAVDVAHDGVDGLWLARENTYDAIVLDLMLPKLNGYRVCATLRAERNWTPILMLTAKDGEWDQVEGLDTGADDYLTKPFSFPVLVARLRAVTRRGPRERPVLIEAGDVRLDPAARRVWRGDAEVELTAREFALLSHLARHKGDVVSKRDILDTVWGFDFDGDPNIVEVYVRHLRNKIDRPFGRETIQTVRGAGYRLGTDGA from the coding sequence GTGCGTGTGCTGGTCGTCGACGATGAGGTGCGGTTCACCCGGACGCTGCGGGCCGGGCTGGAGGCCGCGGGCTTCGCGGTCGACGTGGCCCACGACGGCGTGGACGGGCTGTGGCTGGCGCGGGAGAACACGTACGACGCGATCGTGCTCGACCTGATGCTGCCGAAACTGAACGGCTACCGGGTGTGCGCCACGCTGCGGGCGGAGCGGAACTGGACGCCGATCCTGATGCTGACCGCGAAGGACGGCGAGTGGGATCAGGTCGAGGGTCTGGACACCGGCGCGGACGACTACCTGACCAAGCCGTTCTCGTTCCCGGTGCTGGTCGCGCGGCTGCGCGCGGTGACCCGGCGCGGGCCCCGGGAACGACCGGTGCTGATCGAGGCCGGTGACGTGCGGCTCGACCCGGCGGCGCGGCGGGTGTGGCGCGGCGACGCGGAGGTGGAGCTGACCGCGCGGGAGTTCGCGCTGCTCAGTCACTTGGCCCGGCACAAGGGGGACGTGGTGTCCAAGCGGGACATCCTGGACACGGTGTGGGGTTTCGACTTCGACGGCGACCCGAACATCGTCGAGGTCTACGTCCGCCACCTCAGGAACAAGATCGACCGGCCCTTCGGCCGGGAGACGATCCAGACGGTACGTGGTGCGGGCTATCGCCTCGGGACCGACGGTGCCTGA
- a CDS encoding sensor histidine kinase has protein sequence MKVRATAGAVLVVAIALIAGAVALVVMVRESLRDGLEAQAEQQIATLATQLGAARPGTPGPDPAPAPDGTAPRTADEDDDEEPEDLVWQVIDASGAVAGASRSLPRALPAEDTARFTLPGADHPYLVRTDRAGGWTIAVGVSLEDVDNGTEALVTPLLTGIPLLLLVCAAVTWIVVARALAPIERIRREAEEITGDRLDRRVPEPASRDEVHRMARTMNRMLARLQASRERQQRFVADASHELRSPLTSIRQAAEVADALPAGYLAETVLEESARMSRLVDQLLVLTRAGEGAVTRTHADVDLDDLLLAEAARVRRAGLTVDTTGVAAGRVRADRVAMGQVVRNLADNAARHATARVAVALRRTADGVELTVDDDGHGIAADQRERVFDRFVRLDEARARDDGGSGLGLAIVKEIINGYGGSVTAAESPLGGARFTVRLPSSG, from the coding sequence GTGAAGGTGCGGGCGACCGCCGGTGCGGTGCTGGTGGTGGCGATCGCGCTGATCGCCGGCGCGGTCGCGCTGGTCGTGATGGTCCGGGAATCGCTGCGCGACGGCCTGGAGGCCCAGGCGGAACAGCAGATCGCCACGCTGGCCACGCAGCTCGGCGCGGCGCGACCCGGGACGCCGGGCCCGGATCCGGCACCGGCACCCGACGGGACCGCGCCGCGGACGGCGGATGAGGACGACGACGAGGAGCCCGAGGACCTCGTATGGCAGGTGATCGACGCGAGCGGCGCCGTGGCCGGCGCGTCCCGGTCGCTGCCCCGGGCGCTGCCGGCCGAGGACACCGCCCGGTTCACGCTGCCCGGCGCCGACCATCCGTACCTGGTGCGCACCGATCGGGCCGGCGGGTGGACGATCGCGGTCGGCGTCTCGCTGGAGGACGTCGACAACGGCACCGAAGCGCTGGTCACGCCGCTGCTGACCGGTATTCCACTGCTCCTGCTGGTCTGCGCGGCCGTCACCTGGATCGTGGTCGCGCGGGCGCTCGCGCCGATCGAACGGATCCGCCGCGAGGCCGAGGAGATCACCGGCGACCGCTTGGACCGCCGCGTGCCCGAGCCCGCGTCCCGCGACGAGGTGCATCGGATGGCCCGCACGATGAACCGCATGCTGGCCCGTCTGCAGGCCTCGCGCGAGCGGCAGCAGCGGTTCGTCGCGGACGCCTCGCACGAGCTGCGGTCGCCGCTGACCAGCATCCGGCAGGCCGCGGAGGTGGCGGACGCGCTGCCGGCCGGCTACCTGGCGGAGACCGTGCTGGAGGAGTCGGCCCGGATGTCCCGGCTGGTCGACCAGCTGCTGGTGCTGACCCGGGCCGGGGAGGGGGCGGTCACCCGTACCCACGCGGATGTCGATCTTGATGATCTGCTCCTGGCCGAGGCCGCGCGCGTGCGCCGGGCCGGGCTCACCGTCGACACCACCGGGGTGGCCGCGGGGCGGGTGCGCGCGGACCGGGTCGCGATGGGCCAGGTGGTCCGGAACCTGGCCGACAACGCGGCCCGGCACGCCACCGCGCGCGTCGCGGTCGCGCTGCGCCGGACCGCGGACGGCGTCGAGCTGACGGTCGACGACGACGGCCACGGCATCGCCGCCGACCAGCGCGAACGCGTCTTCGACCGGTTCGTCCGCCTGGACGAGGCGCGGGCCCGCGACGACGGCGGCAGCGGTCTCGGCCTGGCGATCGTCAAAGAGATCATCAACGGGTACGGCGGGAGCGTCACCGCCGCGGAGTCACCGCTGGGCGGCGCCCGGTTCACGGTCCGGCTCCCGTCTTCAGGCTGA
- a CDS encoding PepSY domain-containing protein, whose translation MNIARLRSKRVIVSTVAVVAALGIGGGVWATAAGADVGSGERDRAGTAAVQAVGGGTVVDVEAGDDDGEAYEVEIRKDDGTEVDVTLDENFAVVTQEPEAAETEDGETEDGETGGTEAGDRALTDAERTSAEQAAIAAVGAGSTILSLEASDGTGDDAGVAYEADVRDSAGAEWDVDLDAAFKVLTKTEDR comes from the coding sequence ATGAACATCGCCAGGCTCCGCAGCAAGCGCGTGATCGTCTCCACCGTCGCGGTGGTCGCGGCCCTCGGCATCGGTGGCGGCGTGTGGGCCACCGCGGCCGGCGCCGACGTCGGCAGCGGCGAGCGCGACCGGGCCGGCACCGCCGCGGTGCAGGCGGTCGGCGGCGGCACAGTCGTCGACGTCGAGGCCGGCGACGACGACGGCGAGGCCTACGAGGTCGAGATCCGCAAGGACGACGGCACCGAGGTGGACGTCACGCTGGACGAGAACTTCGCGGTCGTCACCCAGGAGCCCGAAGCGGCCGAGACCGAGGACGGCGAGACCGAGGACGGCGAGACCGGCGGCACCGAGGCCGGCGACCGCGCCCTGACCGACGCGGAGCGCACCTCGGCCGAGCAGGCCGCGATCGCCGCGGTCGGCGCCGGCAGCACGATCCTCTCGCTCGAGGCGAGCGACGGCACCGGCGACGACGCCGGCGTCGCCTACGAGGCCGACGTGCGCGACAGCGCCGGCGCCGAGTGGGACGTGGACCTGGACGCGGCCTTCAAGGTCCTCACCAAGACCGAGGACCGGTAG
- a CDS encoding CARDB domain-containing protein: MKLTHLLLAAVTVAAATLVPTPARAAAADLAPGKPVEASSTVFSFVAPNATDGNVGSYWESNGFPATLTVKLGADADVTALVIKLNPDPIWAARTQQLQVNGRAAAATGFTPLRARTDHRFDPAANRNTVTIPVTGRAADVQLQFFANTGAPGAQIGELQVIGDWTPAPVGPDLQVTGVTTTPANPAAGAAVSFSVTVQNRGNATAAASTTRVTVGGTTLTGATPSVAAGATATVAIAGTWTAVNGGATVTATADATGAVPETNETNNALSRPIAVGRGAALPYTEYEAEAARHNGTLLEADPLRTFGHTNFGSESSGRKSVRLTGTGQFVEFTSTVPANSIVVRNSVPDAPNGGGQDHTISLYVNDQFHRKLTLSSRNSWLYGTTDDTESLSNTPSADARRLFDETSALLGTSYPAGTRFRLQRDAGDTAAFHVIDLIDLEQVAPPASAPAGCTSVTTYGAVPNDGLDDTAAIQRAVTDDENGVIPCVWIPAGRWRQEAKILSPDPNRGQYNQRGLRNVVIRGAGMWHTVLYSDTQPHQAVGGINHPHEGNVGFDIDDNTQISDLAIFGNTQNRANRGHGLNGRFGRDTRISNVWIEHVNVGAWVGRDYSDTPAYWNPGNNLEFSGMRIRNTFADGINFSNGTKNSRVVNSSFRTTGDDSLAVWANPYVRDQSVDIASGNRFLNNTVQLPWRANGIAIYGGANNSIEGNLVSDTANYPGIMLATDHSPLPFGGTTLIANNGLYRTGGAFWNEDQEFGAITLFPQGRDITGVVIRDTEIVDSTYDGIQFKTGGGNMPNVAITNVRIDRSNNGAGILAMSGARGNAVLTNVTITNSADGDIVIQPGSQFTITR; encoded by the coding sequence ATGAAGCTGACGCACCTTCTCCTGGCGGCGGTCACGGTCGCCGCAGCCACCCTCGTCCCCACGCCCGCCCGGGCGGCCGCCGCCGACCTCGCGCCCGGCAAGCCGGTCGAGGCGTCCTCGACGGTCTTCTCGTTCGTCGCGCCGAACGCCACCGACGGCAACGTCGGCAGCTACTGGGAGTCGAACGGCTTCCCGGCCACGCTGACCGTCAAGCTCGGCGCGGACGCCGACGTCACCGCCCTCGTGATCAAGCTGAACCCGGACCCGATCTGGGCCGCCCGTACGCAGCAGCTGCAGGTCAACGGCCGGGCCGCGGCCGCCACCGGGTTCACCCCGCTGCGGGCCCGCACCGACCACCGGTTCGACCCGGCCGCGAACCGCAACACCGTCACCATCCCGGTCACCGGCCGCGCCGCGGACGTCCAGCTGCAGTTCTTCGCGAACACCGGCGCGCCCGGCGCCCAGATCGGCGAGCTGCAGGTGATCGGCGACTGGACGCCGGCGCCGGTCGGCCCGGACCTGCAGGTCACCGGCGTCACCACGACGCCGGCGAACCCGGCCGCCGGCGCCGCGGTGTCGTTCTCGGTCACCGTGCAGAACCGCGGCAACGCCACGGCGGCCGCGTCCACCACGCGGGTCACCGTCGGCGGCACCACGCTGACCGGTGCGACACCGTCCGTCGCGGCCGGTGCGACCGCCACCGTCGCGATCGCCGGCACCTGGACCGCGGTGAACGGCGGCGCGACCGTGACCGCCACCGCGGACGCGACCGGCGCGGTCCCGGAGACGAACGAGACGAACAACGCGCTGTCCCGGCCGATCGCGGTCGGCCGCGGCGCCGCGCTGCCCTACACGGAGTACGAGGCCGAGGCCGCGCGGCACAACGGCACGCTGCTGGAGGCGGACCCGCTGCGCACGTTCGGGCACACCAACTTCGGTTCCGAGTCGTCCGGCCGGAAGTCGGTGCGGCTGACCGGCACCGGCCAGTTCGTCGAGTTCACGTCCACCGTCCCGGCGAACTCGATCGTGGTCCGCAACTCCGTGCCGGACGCGCCGAACGGCGGCGGCCAGGACCACACCATCAGCCTGTACGTCAACGACCAGTTCCACCGCAAGCTGACGCTGTCGTCGCGGAACAGCTGGCTCTACGGCACCACGGACGACACCGAGAGTTTGTCGAACACGCCGTCCGCGGACGCCCGCCGGCTCTTCGACGAGACCAGCGCGCTGCTCGGCACGTCCTACCCGGCCGGCACCCGGTTCCGGCTGCAGCGCGACGCCGGTGACACCGCGGCGTTCCACGTCATCGACCTCATCGACCTGGAGCAGGTCGCGCCGCCCGCGTCCGCGCCGGCCGGGTGCACGTCGGTCACCACCTACGGCGCGGTGCCGAACGACGGGCTGGACGACACCGCGGCGATCCAGCGCGCGGTCACCGACGACGAGAACGGCGTGATCCCCTGCGTCTGGATCCCGGCCGGCCGCTGGCGTCAGGAAGCCAAGATCCTCTCCCCGGACCCGAACCGCGGCCAGTACAACCAGCGCGGCCTGCGCAACGTGGTGATCCGCGGCGCCGGCATGTGGCACACCGTGCTCTACTCCGACACCCAGCCGCACCAGGCGGTCGGCGGCATCAACCACCCGCACGAGGGCAACGTCGGGTTCGACATCGACGACAACACGCAGATCTCCGACCTGGCGATCTTCGGCAACACGCAGAACCGGGCCAACCGCGGGCACGGCCTCAACGGACGGTTCGGCCGGGACACGCGGATCAGCAACGTGTGGATCGAGCACGTCAACGTGGGCGCCTGGGTCGGCCGCGACTACTCGGACACGCCCGCGTACTGGAACCCGGGCAACAACCTCGAGTTCTCCGGCATGCGCATCCGGAACACGTTCGCGGACGGCATCAACTTCAGCAACGGTACGAAGAACTCGCGCGTGGTCAACTCGTCGTTCCGGACCACGGGCGACGACTCGCTCGCGGTGTGGGCCAACCCGTACGTGCGCGACCAGTCCGTGGACATCGCGTCCGGTAACCGGTTCCTGAACAACACGGTGCAGTTGCCGTGGCGGGCGAACGGGATCGCGATCTACGGCGGCGCGAACAACTCGATCGAGGGCAACCTGGTGTCCGACACGGCCAACTACCCCGGGATCATGCTGGCCACCGACCACAGCCCGCTGCCGTTCGGCGGGACCACGCTGATCGCGAACAACGGCCTGTACCGTACCGGCGGCGCGTTCTGGAACGAGGACCAGGAGTTCGGCGCGATCACGCTCTTCCCGCAGGGGCGCGACATCACCGGCGTGGTCATCCGGGACACCGAGATCGTCGACTCCACCTACGACGGCATCCAGTTCAAGACCGGCGGCGGGAACATGCCGAACGTGGCGATCACGAACGTGCGCATCGACCGGTCGAACAACGGCGCGGGCATCCTCGCGATGAGCGGCGCGCGCGGCAACGCGGTGCTGACGAACGTGACCATCACGAACTCGGCGGACGGCGACATCGTCATCCAGCCCGGCTCACAGTTCACCATCACCCGCTGA
- a CDS encoding helix-turn-helix domain-containing protein translates to MASSPLGDFLRRSRDKVSPADVGISSTGTRRVAGLRREEVAMLAGVSVDYYVRLEQGRERTPSAQMLDALSGALLLDEDARMHLFRLAGLAPRGGVDTGPERADPALLALMDAWPDNPALLYGRAYDVLAANPLAEALFNGFPFSRNLMLTVFLDPAARALYRDWPTVAANSVAGFRLAFGAAPHHPRIRAVLTTLTEHSPEFRTLWADHRARGKSLEVKSFHHPEVGDATLRMHTFDVRAAPGQELVVYHADPGTPSADTLRLLASVAATAPATGLSAAGTE, encoded by the coding sequence ATGGCTTCCTCACCGCTCGGCGACTTCCTGCGGCGCAGCCGGGACAAGGTCTCCCCCGCCGACGTCGGCATCTCCAGCACCGGCACGCGCCGGGTCGCCGGGCTGCGCCGCGAGGAGGTCGCGATGCTGGCCGGCGTCAGCGTCGACTACTACGTACGCCTGGAGCAGGGCCGCGAGCGCACGCCGTCCGCCCAGATGCTCGACGCGCTCAGCGGCGCGCTGCTGCTCGACGAGGACGCCCGCATGCACCTGTTCCGGCTGGCCGGCCTGGCCCCGCGCGGCGGCGTCGACACCGGCCCGGAGCGCGCCGACCCGGCGCTGCTCGCGCTGATGGACGCCTGGCCGGACAACCCGGCGCTGCTCTACGGCCGCGCCTACGACGTGCTCGCCGCGAACCCGCTGGCCGAGGCGCTGTTCAACGGCTTCCCGTTCTCCCGCAACCTGATGCTGACCGTCTTCCTCGACCCGGCCGCCCGCGCGCTCTACCGCGACTGGCCGACCGTCGCCGCCAACTCCGTCGCCGGCTTCCGGCTCGCCTTCGGGGCCGCCCCGCACCACCCGCGCATCCGCGCCGTGCTGACCACGCTGACCGAGCACAGCCCGGAGTTCCGCACGCTCTGGGCCGACCACCGCGCCCGCGGCAAGTCCCTCGAGGTCAAGTCGTTCCACCACCCCGAGGTCGGCGACGCCACGCTCCGCATGCACACGTTCGACGTCCGCGCCGCCCCCGGCCAGGAACTGGTCGTCTACCACGCCGACCCGGGCACCCCGTCCGCGGACACGCTGCGCCTCCTCGCCTCCGTCGCCGCGACCGCGCCGGCCACCGGCCTCAGCGCAGCGGGTACGGAATGA
- a CDS encoding short-chain fatty acyl-CoA regulator family protein yields the protein MTKIFAGARLRRLREDRGLNQTELARHLGISPSYLNQIEHDVRPLTAPVLIRATELFGVDPGVFSPHATPQLAAALREALDGAGGVAALTEFAGRLPDVAEAVIDLHRRYRQVADQLTELVGDREQLGRTPHDQVTEFFYRRQNYVPDLDEAAERLAGAMGLRRGEVRARLRTHLAERHGIGIAHDDAAALGGDLHRYRPQTRTLHLSTSLRAGQEAMRMAAQLALLEYADVIDEIVEEERFDDVQTQILTRVGLANYFAAALILPYGRFLEAAEQRRYDIELLTEHFGMGWESICHRLSTLQRPRARGVPFSFVRVDRAGNLSKRQSATGFPFSRTGGTCPLWNVYEAFGAPGRVVTQVAAMPDGQRYLWIARTITRHHGGYGQPGKVYAIGLGCEIRHAGRLVYSAGTDLHDVAAATPIGPGCKTCERSNCPQRAAAPINGLLDLDENRSTFIPYPLR from the coding sequence ATGACGAAGATCTTCGCCGGGGCGCGGCTGCGCCGGCTGCGCGAGGACCGTGGGCTGAACCAGACCGAGCTGGCCCGGCACCTCGGCATCTCGCCCAGCTACCTCAACCAGATCGAGCACGACGTGCGGCCGCTGACCGCGCCGGTGCTGATCCGCGCGACGGAGCTGTTCGGCGTCGACCCCGGCGTGTTCTCCCCGCACGCCACGCCGCAGCTGGCCGCCGCGCTGCGCGAGGCACTGGACGGCGCCGGTGGCGTCGCGGCGCTGACCGAGTTCGCCGGCCGGCTGCCGGACGTCGCCGAGGCCGTCATCGACCTGCACCGGCGGTACCGGCAGGTCGCCGACCAGCTCACCGAACTGGTCGGCGACCGGGAGCAGCTCGGCCGTACCCCGCACGACCAGGTGACCGAGTTCTTCTACCGGCGGCAGAACTACGTGCCGGACCTGGACGAGGCGGCCGAGCGGCTGGCCGGCGCGATGGGGCTGCGCCGCGGCGAGGTCCGGGCCCGGCTGCGCACGCACCTGGCGGAGCGGCACGGCATCGGCATCGCGCACGACGACGCCGCCGCGCTCGGCGGTGACCTGCACCGCTACCGGCCGCAGACGCGCACGCTGCACCTCTCCACGTCGCTGCGGGCCGGGCAGGAGGCGATGCGGATGGCGGCGCAGCTGGCGCTGCTGGAGTACGCCGACGTGATCGACGAGATCGTCGAGGAGGAACGCTTCGACGACGTGCAGACGCAGATCCTCACCCGGGTCGGGCTGGCCAACTACTTCGCGGCCGCGCTGATCCTGCCGTACGGGCGGTTCCTGGAGGCGGCCGAGCAGCGCCGGTACGACATCGAGCTGCTCACCGAGCACTTCGGGATGGGCTGGGAGAGCATCTGCCACCGGCTCAGCACGCTGCAGCGGCCGCGGGCCCGGGGCGTGCCGTTCTCGTTCGTGCGCGTCGACCGGGCCGGCAACCTGTCCAAACGGCAGTCCGCGACCGGCTTCCCGTTCTCCCGTACCGGCGGCACGTGCCCACTGTGGAACGTCTACGAGGCGTTCGGCGCGCCCGGCCGGGTGGTCACCCAGGTGGCCGCGATGCCGGACGGGCAGCGTTACCTGTGGATCGCCCGGACGATCACCCGGCACCACGGCGGGTACGGCCAGCCCGGCAAGGTCTACGCGATCGGACTGGGCTGCGAGATCCGGCACGCGGGCCGGCTGGTCTACTCGGCCGGGACGGACCTGCACGACGTGGCCGCGGCGACGCCGATCGGGCCCGGCTGCAAGACGTGCGAGCGGTCGAACTGCCCGCAGCGCGCGGCGGCCCCGATCAACGGCCTGCTCGACCTCGACGAGAACCGCAGCACGTTCATTCCGTACCCGCTGCGCTGA
- the aceA gene encoding isocitrate lyase, producing the protein MTADELRREWDTDPRWNGIARSYTPEDVIRLRGVVREEHTLARRGAQRLWQLLHDEDYVPALGALTGNQAVQMVRAGLKAIYLSGWQVAADANLAGHTYPDQSLYPANSVPAVVRRINNALLRAGQIATAEGGDGVDWLAPIVADAEAGFGGVLNAYELMNALIVAGAAGVHWEDQLAAEKKCGHLGGKVLVPTGQHVRTLEAARLAADVAGVPSLIIARTDAQAATLLTTDVDERDAPFVTGDRTAEGFYRFRNGIDACVARGLAYAPHADLLWMETSTPDLEVARRFATAIKERYPDQLLAYNCSPSFNWRRHLDETTIAKFQRELGHMGYRFQFITLAGFHALNYSMFDLAHGYASDGMPAYVRLQEREFAAEARGYTAVKHQREVGTGYFDLISTVLNPAAETTALHGSTEAEQFA; encoded by the coding sequence ATGACGGCGGACGAACTGCGGCGCGAATGGGACACCGACCCGCGATGGAACGGCATCGCACGCTCGTACACCCCCGAGGACGTCATCCGGCTGCGCGGCGTCGTGCGGGAGGAACACACCCTCGCCCGGCGCGGCGCGCAGCGGCTCTGGCAGCTGCTGCACGACGAGGACTACGTGCCCGCGCTCGGCGCGCTGACCGGCAACCAGGCCGTGCAGATGGTCCGCGCCGGGCTGAAGGCGATCTACCTGTCCGGCTGGCAGGTCGCGGCGGACGCCAACCTCGCCGGCCACACCTACCCCGACCAGAGCCTCTACCCGGCCAACTCGGTGCCCGCGGTGGTCCGCCGGATCAACAACGCGCTGCTGCGGGCCGGGCAGATCGCCACCGCGGAGGGCGGCGACGGCGTCGACTGGCTCGCCCCTATCGTGGCGGACGCGGAGGCCGGCTTCGGTGGCGTGCTCAACGCGTACGAGCTGATGAACGCCCTGATCGTGGCAGGCGCCGCCGGCGTGCACTGGGAGGACCAGCTCGCCGCCGAGAAGAAGTGCGGGCATCTGGGCGGCAAGGTCCTGGTCCCGACCGGTCAGCACGTGCGGACGCTGGAGGCGGCCCGGCTCGCCGCGGACGTCGCCGGTGTGCCGTCCCTGATCATCGCGCGGACCGACGCCCAGGCCGCCACGCTGCTGACCACGGACGTGGACGAGCGGGACGCGCCGTTCGTCACCGGCGACCGTACCGCCGAAGGGTTTTACCGGTTCCGCAACGGCATCGACGCGTGCGTCGCCCGGGGCCTCGCCTACGCACCGCACGCGGATCTGCTGTGGATGGAGACCAGCACGCCGGACCTGGAGGTCGCCCGGCGGTTCGCCACCGCGATCAAGGAGCGGTACCCGGACCAGCTGCTGGCCTACAACTGCTCGCCGTCGTTCAACTGGCGCCGGCACCTGGACGAGACCACGATCGCGAAGTTCCAGCGGGAACTCGGCCACATGGGCTACCGGTTCCAGTTCATCACGCTGGCCGGCTTCCACGCGCTCAACTACTCGATGTTCGACCTCGCGCACGGGTACGCCAGCGACGGCATGCCCGCGTACGTGCGGCTGCAGGAGCGCGAGTTCGCCGCGGAGGCGCGCGGCTACACCGCGGTCAAGCACCAGCGGGAGGTCGGCACCGGCTACTTCGACCTGATCAGCACCGTGCTCAACCCGGCCGCGGAGACCACCGCGCTGCACGGCTCGACCGAGGCGGAGCAGTTCGCATGA